The following coding sequences lie in one Ostrinia nubilalis chromosome 2, ilOstNubi1.1, whole genome shotgun sequence genomic window:
- the LOC135084384 gene encoding uncharacterized protein LOC135084384, producing the protein MLIQSVCVVLLSCLCFGQDQDVSEENTRLADGEKKLSDNILEVLEHFKQPDPIGVPGASIPDPYGVPDMKQTLTFGTTLNFKNTAVYGISKFRIKYINAEIGAMEVQAVMTIDKLQARGNYTMSTWLNRAQGPFTVDVTGLIIKARANLGVERDGKLRAQHINIDIGFSTINVNFENLGFFGSMFQGMINSVGTFVFDTIKPYILKEAYTKVRAEINTKLDEVAGDMQFPNSISPLDMVIADARKKVRGMSMDPYKIKDYNATVSVFTVHLTHTWVTGISSFQRVGNITLKMEENTLVADFEIGTQKLEGRTQWELVAVSGLMSRAGTASFSVEYISGRLVLAQPLDTRKTPVFRDLDLEVGNIQVRCDGAGTLDYVIELAVNVLPNLLRYQIMDALEGPLQEKIQQELNKINVEETIKQELPKLDQMEQQGFKLSSLKTAEVVDEPYDQDEFFNF; encoded by the exons ATGTTGATCCAAAGCGTGTGTGTGGTGCTTCTGAGCTGCCTGTGCTTCGGCCAAGATCAAG ATGTATCAGAGGAAAATACAAGGCTTGCGGACGGAGAAAAAAAGCTCAGTGACAACATTCTTGAAGTGTTGGAACACTTTAAACAACCGGACCCCATTGGGGTCCCCGGGGCCAGTATTCCTGACCCGTACGGGGTCCCAGACATGAAGCAGACTCTCACCTTTGGCACTACACTGAATTTCAAAAACACAGCGGTTTATGGCATCAGCAAATTCAGAATAAAGTACATCAATGCTGAAATTGGAGCCATGGAG GTTCAAGCGGTCATGACCATTGACAAGCTACAAGCTCGCGGGAACTACACCATGTCCACGTGGCTCAACAGGGCACAGGGACCCTTCACCGTCGATGTCACGGGCCTCATAATCAAGGCGCGCGCCAATCTGGGCGTGGAGCGAGACGGCAAGCTGAGGGCACAACACATCAACATTGACATCGGATTCAGCACCATCAACGTCAACTTCGAAAACTTAGGCTTCTTCGGGAGCATGTTCCAGGGAATGATCAACTCCGTCGGCACTTTCGTCTTTGACACCATAAAGCCTTACATCCTGAAGGAAGCCTACACCAAGGTCAGAGCCGAAATAAACACCAAATTGGACGAAGTGGCCGGTGATATGCAGTTCCCTAATTCAATTTCACCCCTCGACATGGTCATCGCGGACGCCAGGAAGAAAGTGCGCGGGATGAGCATGGACCCGTACAAAATTAAGGACTACAACGCAACAGTGAGCGTGTTCACTGTTCACCTCACGCACACGTGGGTAACCGGCATATCGTCTTTCCAGCGCGTCGGCAACATCACCCTTAAGATGGAGGAGAACACCCTTGTTGCCGACTTTGAAATTGGGACCCAGAAACTGGAAGGCCGAACTCAGTGGGAGCTAGTTGCCGTGAGTGGCTTGATGTCTAGGGCAGGCACTGCTTCCTTTTCGGTGGAGTACATAAGCGGGCGATTGGTACTAGCGCAGCCTCTTGATACCAGAAAAACTCCGGTATTTCGGGACTTGGATTTGGAAGTTGGGAATATCCAGGTTCGGTGCGACGGAGCGGGAACATTGGACTACGTTATTGAGTTAGCTGTGAATGTTCTTCCTAACTTGTTGAGGTACCAGATCATGGACGCGTTGGAAGGGCCGCTGCAGGAGAAGATACAGCAGGAGCTGAACAAGATCAACGTGGAGGAGACCATAAAGCAGGAGCTGCCCAAACTGGACCAAATGGAACAACAGGGGTTCAAACTCTCGTCGCTCAAGACCGCAGAAGTTGTCGATGAGCCTTATGATCAAGACGAGTtctttaacttctaa
- the LOC135084395 gene encoding protein takeout: protein MEKFQVVFVFFAAVIASSSSNTSVFGGRCSKRDPNVDACLLQSFNSLLEYLKGGAPEFDIEESEPIVIDELSIALGGGPDGYRATFKDIHATGASNMTITNVRSDLETHQFQLTLFGPHISARARYRSSGVLLLVRASGGGDYWGEYDGVKAKVYFRGTPYSRDGRTYLKLQQLKLDFSVRDIQMGVENLHNSNAVLQAALNLFINTNAQELLKEMKPELKRDLADKMSRFLERILDHIPYDDWIVD, encoded by the exons ATGGAGAAATTCCAagtggtttttgtattttttgccGCTGTGATAGCGTCGAGCAGCTCAAACACAA GTGTATTTGGAGGCAGATGTTCGAAAAGGGACCCAAATGTTGATGCATGCTTGCTGCAGAGTTTCAACTCTCTTCTGGAGTACTTGAAGGGAGGTGCGCCGGAGTTTGACATCGAAGag TCAGAGCCAATAGTAATCGATGAGCTGTCAATCGCGCTAGGCGGAGGGCCTGATGGCTACCGCGCCACGTTCAAGGACATCCATGCGACTGGTGCTTCTAACATGACCATCACTAATGTCAG GTCAGATCTCGAAACGCACCAGTTCCAGCTGACGTTGTTCGGGCCGCACATAAGCGCGCGCGCACGCTACCGCTCCTCCGGCGTCTTGCTTCTCGTGCGAGCCTCTGGCGGTGGCGACTACTGGGGAGAATATG ACGGCGTAAAGGCGAAAGTGTATTTCCGTGGTACGCCGTACTCGCGTGATGGCCGCACGTACCTGAAGCTTCAGCAGCTCAAACTGGACTTCAGCGTACGAGACATCCAGATGGGCGTCGAGAACTTGCACAACAGCAACGCAGTTCTGC aGGCAGCCCTAAACCTGTTCATCAACACGAACGCGCAAGAACTCCTCAAGGAGATGAAGCCGGAGCTCAAGCGGGACCTCGCCGACAAGATGTCGCGCTTCCTCGAGCGGATCCTCGACCACATCCCTTACGACGACTGGATAGTCGACTAG